Proteins encoded in a region of the Bradyrhizobium sp. CB3481 genome:
- a CDS encoding SPFH domain-containing protein translates to MTGFDIFAIAFVLLVVVTLFAGVKTVPQGYDWTIERFGKYTRTLSPGLNLIVPYFDRVGRKMNMMEQVINIPEQEVITKDNATVTVDGVAFFQVFDAAKASYEVANLEQAIIVLTMTNIRSVMGSMDLDQVLSHRDEINERLLRVVDAAVSPWGLKVNRIEIKDIVPPADLVEAMGRQMKAERVKRADILQAEGQRQSEILRAEGAKQGQILQAEGRREAAFRDAEARERLAEAEAKATQMVSESIAKGDIAALNYFIADKYIKAFGSFAESPNQKILMIPVEATSVLSSLAGIGEIAKAAFGESSASATAAARRTGSVPSTGPTPPPITPQP, encoded by the coding sequence ATGACTGGTTTCGATATTTTCGCGATCGCCTTCGTCCTGCTCGTCGTCGTCACGCTGTTCGCCGGGGTCAAGACGGTGCCGCAGGGCTATGACTGGACCATCGAGCGGTTCGGCAAATACACGCGGACGCTGTCGCCGGGGTTGAACCTGATCGTGCCCTATTTCGACCGTGTCGGCCGCAAGATGAACATGATGGAGCAGGTGATCAACATCCCCGAGCAGGAGGTGATCACCAAGGACAACGCCACCGTGACGGTGGACGGCGTCGCGTTCTTCCAGGTCTTTGACGCGGCGAAGGCGAGCTACGAGGTCGCCAATCTCGAGCAGGCGATCATCGTGCTGACCATGACCAACATCCGCTCGGTGATGGGCTCGATGGACCTCGACCAGGTGCTGTCGCATCGTGACGAGATCAATGAGCGGCTCTTGCGCGTGGTCGACGCCGCCGTCTCGCCCTGGGGCCTCAAGGTCAACCGCATCGAGATCAAGGATATCGTGCCGCCGGCCGATCTGGTCGAGGCGATGGGACGGCAGATGAAAGCCGAGCGCGTCAAGCGCGCCGACATCCTGCAGGCCGAGGGCCAGCGCCAGTCGGAAATCCTGCGTGCCGAAGGCGCCAAGCAGGGCCAGATCTTGCAGGCCGAAGGTCGCCGCGAAGCCGCGTTCCGCGACGCCGAGGCGCGCGAACGCCTGGCGGAGGCCGAAGCCAAGGCGACGCAGATGGTCTCTGAATCCATCGCCAAGGGCGACATTGCCGCGCTGAACTATTTTATCGCCGACAAATACATCAAGGCGTTCGGAAGTTTCGCGGAATCGCCGAACCAGAAGATCCTGATGATCCCGGTGGAGGCGACCAGCGTGCTGTCCTCGCTTGCCGGCATCGGCGAGATCGCCAAGGCGGCGTTCGGCGAGAGTTCGGCTTCGGCAACGGCCGCCGCGCGGCGGACCGGCTCGGTGCCGAGCACCGGCCCGACGCCGCCGCCGATCACGCCGCAGCCGTGA
- the hemH gene encoding ferrochelatase, which yields MTTVIPFGNAKPAAASQPQRIGVLLVNLGTPDTADAAGVRVYLKEFLSDPRVIEDQGLVWKLILNGIILRVRPGRKARDYQKIWNAEKNESPLKTITRSQAEKLTEAIADHDHVVVDWAMRYGNPSIRARIDALTAQGCDRLLVVPLYPQYSAATSATVCDEVFRVLAEKRAQPTLRVTPPYYDDPDYIEALAVSINAHLKTLPFQPELIVASFHGMPQKYVDQGDPYYVQCVATTDALRKRVGLDASKLLLTFQSRFGNDEWLQPYTDKTIEKLAKDGVKRIVVVTPGFAADCLETLEEIAQENAEIFKHNGGEHFSAIPCLNDSEAGMDVIRQLVLRELQGWI from the coding sequence ATGACCACGGTCATCCCCTTTGGAAATGCGAAGCCGGCGGCGGCGTCCCAGCCGCAGCGCATCGGCGTGCTGCTGGTCAATCTCGGTACGCCCGACACCGCCGACGCCGCCGGCGTGCGCGTCTACCTGAAGGAATTCCTCTCCGATCCCCGTGTGATCGAGGATCAGGGCCTGGTCTGGAAGCTGATCCTCAACGGCATCATTTTGCGCGTACGCCCGGGCCGCAAGGCGCGCGACTACCAGAAGATATGGAATGCCGAAAAGAACGAGTCACCGCTGAAAACCATCACGCGCTCGCAGGCCGAAAAGCTCACTGAAGCGATCGCCGACCACGACCATGTCGTGGTCGACTGGGCGATGCGCTACGGAAATCCGTCGATCCGCGCGCGTATCGATGCGCTGACCGCGCAGGGCTGCGATCGCCTCTTGGTGGTACCGCTCTATCCGCAATATTCCGCGGCGACCTCGGCGACCGTTTGCGACGAGGTGTTTCGGGTGCTGGCGGAAAAGCGCGCGCAGCCGACCCTGCGGGTGACGCCGCCCTACTATGACGACCCCGACTACATCGAAGCGCTCGCGGTCTCGATCAATGCGCACCTCAAGACATTGCCGTTCCAGCCCGAACTGATCGTCGCCTCGTTTCACGGCATGCCGCAGAAATATGTCGATCAGGGCGATCCCTATTATGTTCAGTGCGTTGCAACAACGGACGCGCTGCGCAAGCGCGTGGGGCTTGATGCCTCAAAGCTGCTGCTTACATTTCAATCACGTTTCGGCAATGACGAGTGGCTGCAGCCCTATACGGACAAGACCATCGAAAAGCTCGCGAAAGATGGCGTGAAGCGCATTGTCGTCGTCACCCCCGGCTTCGCCGCCGATTGCCTGGAGACGCTGGAAGAAATCGCGCAGGAGAATGCCGAGATCTTCAAGCACAATGGCGGCGAGCATTTTTCCGCGATTCCCTGCCTCAATGACAGCGAGGCTGGCATGGACGTGATCCGCCAGCTCGTGCTGCGCGAGCTTCAGGGCTGGATATAG
- a CDS encoding NfeD family protein, whose protein sequence is MADMFSTLGTWNWLIFGFILMALELLAPGVFIFWLGLAALLVGLVSFAMNPSWQTQLLMFAIFAIAAVPAWRYFARSAGSSSQSPFLNNRTKALIGREFTLDKPIIDGTGTVRIDDTIWRVAGPDAPAGSRVKVVQADGASLTVAMA, encoded by the coding sequence ATGGCCGATATGTTTTCCACCCTCGGCACCTGGAACTGGCTGATCTTCGGCTTCATCCTGATGGCGCTGGAATTGCTCGCGCCGGGTGTCTTCATCTTCTGGCTCGGGCTCGCGGCGCTGCTGGTCGGGCTTGTCTCGTTTGCCATGAACCCGTCCTGGCAGACGCAGCTTTTGATGTTCGCGATATTCGCGATCGCGGCAGTACCGGCCTGGCGCTACTTCGCGCGCAGCGCCGGAAGCAGCAGCCAGAGCCCGTTTCTCAACAACCGGACCAAGGCGCTGATCGGCCGCGAATTCACTTTGGACAAGCCGATCATCGACGGGACGGGCACGGTGCGGATCGACGACACGATCTGGCGCGTCGCCGGCCCCGACGCACCCGCCGGCAGCCGCGTCAAGGTGGTGCAGGCCGATGGCGCCAGCCTGACGGTGGCGATGGCTTGA
- a CDS encoding carboxymuconolactone decarboxylase family protein: MSQTLPRIAPLDPPYAPDIAAQFDRIMRGAPPLMLFRVVAGSARAWEKFTAGGLLDRGPLSLREREIVIDRTCARTGCEYEWGVHVTTFAGAARLTEEQVRATVTGAADAECWSAAEQALIAAVDALHERATLGDAEFAALAAHYDEAQIFEIILLCGFYRTVSYLANGLALPLEEKGARFPQ, translated from the coding sequence GTGTCCCAGACCTTGCCGCGCATCGCGCCGCTCGATCCGCCTTATGCACCTGATATTGCCGCGCAGTTCGACCGCATCATGCGCGGGGCGCCGCCGCTGATGCTGTTCCGCGTCGTCGCCGGCAGCGCCCGCGCCTGGGAGAAATTCACCGCCGGCGGCCTGCTCGACCGCGGGCCGCTGTCGTTACGCGAGCGCGAGATCGTCATCGACCGCACCTGCGCGCGGACGGGCTGCGAATATGAATGGGGCGTGCATGTCACGACATTCGCCGGGGCTGCGCGCCTGACGGAAGAGCAGGTCCGCGCCACCGTGACTGGCGCCGCCGATGCGGAATGCTGGTCAGCGGCCGAACAGGCCCTGATTGCCGCCGTCGATGCACTGCACGAGCGCGCCACGCTCGGTGATGCCGAGTTCGCCGCACTCGCGGCGCATTATGACGAGGCGCAGATATTCGAGATCATTCTGCTGTGCGGATTCTATCGCACGGTGTCGTATCTCGCGAATGGCCTGGCGCTGCCGCTGGAGGAGAAGGGCGCGCGATTTCCGCAGTGA
- a CDS encoding helix-turn-helix domain-containing protein, producing the protein MPKPAATTKPRAVRGSRTGRPIMALLDLLGRRWTLRIVWELREGPLTSRALRTACDDASPTVMQARLSELREAGLVELLSGDGYCLTSLGRELMESFLPLHRFAERWSRRS; encoded by the coding sequence ATGCCGAAACCGGCCGCCACCACCAAACCACGCGCCGTCCGCGGCTCCCGGACCGGGCGGCCGATCATGGCCCTGCTCGACCTGCTCGGCCGCCGCTGGACCTTGCGGATCGTGTGGGAGCTGCGCGAGGGCCCGCTGACCTCGCGGGCGCTGCGCACCGCCTGCGACGACGCCTCGCCGACGGTGATGCAGGCCCGCCTTTCGGAGCTGCGCGAGGCCGGCCTCGTCGAGCTGCTTTCCGGCGACGGCTATTGCCTGACATCGCTCGGCCGGGAGCTGATGGAGAGCTTCCTGCCGCTGCATCGCTTTGCCGAGCGCTGGAGCAGGCGAAGCTGA
- a CDS encoding MAPEG family protein — MTIAEWCVFGTVLLYLLTIGSVKWAAWRGFDNSRPRDSAFYADPIRARALGAHQNGIEAFPFFAAAVLLAEFRQGPQHLIDELAILFVIVRIAYVFTYLGDRPTLRSILWSLGFAINIAIFFMPAIKVYLPA; from the coding sequence ATGACGATCGCCGAATGGTGCGTTTTCGGGACGGTGCTGCTGTATCTTTTGACGATCGGATCGGTCAAATGGGCCGCCTGGCGCGGGTTCGACAATTCCAGACCCCGTGATTCCGCGTTCTACGCCGACCCGATCCGCGCCCGCGCGCTCGGCGCGCACCAGAACGGCATCGAGGCCTTTCCGTTCTTTGCGGCCGCCGTGCTGCTGGCGGAGTTTCGACAGGGCCCGCAGCACCTGATCGACGAGCTCGCCATTCTCTTCGTAATCGTGCGGATTGCCTATGTCTTCACCTATCTCGGCGACCGCCCGACGCTGCGCTCGATCTTGTGGAGCCTGGGATTTGCGATCAACATCGCGATCTTCTTCATGCCGGCGATCAAGGTATATCTGCCGGCGTAG